The genomic window CCCCGAACGGCGCGGTTTCCAGGGCGAGCTCACCGAGCTGGCGCTTCTTGACCAGGCCGTGCGCCTGCAGGCCGTCGTCGATGTCGAGTCGCGCCGGGTGCGGCTGGCGCAGCGCCCTGACCTCGCCGGCCCGGCGCCGGAAGATGCGCTGGCGCATGCTCGCCACGCCGAACCGCTCACCCTCGGCGAGTAGCAGTTCCGCCTTGCCGAGGAACAGGAATCCGCCCTCGCGCAGCGCGAAACGGAAGCGCTCGAGGATCTGCGCTTGCGCCTCGGCGTTGAAGTACATCAACGTATTCCGGCACACCAGTAGGTCGAGGCGGGAGATGGGTGCGTCCCTGGTGATGTCGTGGCGGCCGAAGATCACCCGGCGGCGCAGATCCGATCGGAAGACGAATTTGTCACCGAACGGCTCGAAGTACCGATCCCGGAGCTCACCGGACAGCTGCCCGAGCGCCTTCGCCGGGTAGACGCCGGACCGGGCTTCGCGCAGCGCCTCCTCGTCGACGTCGGTGCCATAGAGCTTGACCCGGCTCGCGCACTCTTCGATGCCGAGCACCTCGGCCAGCGCGATGGCCAGCGAATAGGTCTCCTCACCGCTGGAGCAGCCCGCGCTCCAGATCCGAATCTCGCTGTCGGGCTTGGTATTCGCGATCAGTTCGGGCAACACTTCGCGCTGCAGGTAATGCCAGGCGTCCAGGTCGCGGAAGAAGCTGGTGACGTTGATCAGGATGGTGTTGAACAGGTGGCGGAACTCTTCCGCGTTGCTTTCCAGCAGATCCCGGTAATCGAGGTAATCGGTGACCCGTACCTCGTGCATGCGCTTGCGGATACGTCTGGTCAGCGACGAGCGCTTGTAGCCGGTGAAATCGAAACCGCGCGAATCTCGAATGAACAGCAGCAGATCCTCCAGCGCCGGGTCGACGGTGTCGATGTCGTCGCCCGGTGCCGTCGTGATCTGCTCGCTCGACTCGGTCACGATGAGCTCGCCACCACCAAGCCGCGAATGACGTCGGCGATATCCTCGAGTGGCACAACGATGTCCGCGTCTCCGGTCGCGACGGCCGCGCGGGGCATGCCCTGGAATTCGGCTTCGTCCGGGTCTTGCACGAGCACCGTGCCGCCGCGGGATTTGATCGCGCTCACCCCCGTCGCTCCGTCACTGCCCGATCCGGTCAGTACGCAGGCGATCGCGCGCGATCCGTACGCGCCTGCCACCGATTCGAACAGCAGGTCGGCCGAGGGCCGGACGAAGTGGACGAGCTCGCTACCGGAGAGGGCGAGGATACCGGGCGGTTCCACCAGCAGGTGCTGGTTCGGCGGCGCGATGTACACGGTGCCCGCCTCGACCAGTTCCCCCGCGGTCGCCAGCTTCACGCGCAATTCGGTTCGGCGCGAGACTAATTCGGCCAGCACCGTTTTGTGGCGAGGGTCGAGATGCTGAACGACCAAAACCGGAACCGGCAAGTCGGCGGGCAGGGCGCCGAGCACTCGGAAGAGTGCGGTGATCCCGCCCGCCGACGAGGCGACGGCGACGACGGCGTACGCGTCATCCGTGCCGGCCACGACCTCATCGCCGCCTTTTGCGGCGCGGCGCGCCCATCGGTGCGGCGGCGGTCAGGGTGAGCATCGCTGAGCCGGTGGTACGAATCATGGAATCCAGGGTGGCGAGGATGTCGACGATGGCGTCCCGGTGTGCGCCCACCTGCGCTGGGGTCAGCTCGTCGCGGTCGAACGCCATCCGGATGGTGTCCAGCCGCAGGCCGGTGTCGAACAGATTGCGGACCAGTCGGTCGCCGAGTTCGGTGAACGCGGCGGTATCGTGCTCGGCCGATGGTGGCGGGCGCGGGGGTGCGTGCTCGATGAGTTCGTTGTGTGAGACAAGGGTCATGATTCCTCCGGGTTCGGTCGCAGGCACGCAGAGCCACGCTTCGGGACTCGGGGAATTGCACCTGGAACTCTACGCCTGAGCCGCAGCTCGGGGGCCTGTCTGCGGGTAAACGGCGGTGTTGACCACAGCCCGTGGGTGTTTGTATCGGCGGAGGCCGGTTATCCGCCAGAAGACCGGCCCGAAAAGGCAGGTCGGTCGGACCCGACGAAAGGGGTTAGACAATGAGCGCAACGGACAAGGCCAAGAACAAGGCTGACGATCTCGCCGGTCAGGCCAAGGAGAAGTTCGGTGAAGCCACCGACGATCAGGACCTGAAGAACGAGGGCAAGGGCGATCAGATCAAGTCCAACCTCAAGGACGCGGGCGAGAAGGTCAAGGACGCCTTCCGCAACTGACCGACTTTCCGGTCTTGTCGAGCGGGTGCGTGCCCCATCGGGTACCGCCCGCTCGGCCGCGTCCGGGTAGGGCGCGAAACGTCTCGATCATTCCGAGTGCGGCATTAAGGTGCAGTGGTCTATCGCGCGGATCAACGGCTCGGGAGGATCGGGATGATCGCGGTACGGATGGTGGCTGTTCTCGCGACGGTATTCGTCGGCGCGGGATTGCTCGGGGGAGCGGGGCCCGCTGGTGCGGGTCCGGCGGCATGTGCGGCGGGAAATCCGTTGCAGCCCACCGCGGAACTGTTCGCGACCGACAACACCGCGACGATCACCGACCCGGAGGATCAGCGGCTGCGCGACCAGTTGGCCGGGTTCGAGCTGGCGGTCGGCGCGATCACGGTGCGGCACATCGGATTACCGGCCGGGTCGACCTTGGTCAGCGGGGTGTTCTGGTCGGCTGAGCGGCAACAGGCGACCTACGAACGATCCCGGAAGTTCCACCTGGCCTGTGTCGACAGTGCTGAGCTGCGGCGGATCGCCGACCAGGTGCGTACCCAGTTCCAGCAGGAATCGGTGCTGACCTTCGAGCGGCTGGCGCCGAATTCGCCTGGGGTGGACGCGGTCACGGTCACGGTCGCCGGGGTCGATGTGCGGCGGTTCCGCGACGGGCTGGCCGCCGACGCGGTCGCGCGCGAACGGCTCGTCGGCGGTTCGGTCACCGAGGCGAACGCGCTGATTCTGGTGGTCGATATCGCCGATATGGAGTTGGCGCGACGGTTCGTGACCGGCCTTGGTGGCGCTTGGGATTCGGCCAGTCTGCAGTATGGCGACCGTGAGTTCGTCAGTGCCTGACGACTTCTGGCGGTTCGACCGAGGCTAGTTCTCGATCTTGCTCAAGATGTCGCGCAAGGTGCGCAGATCATCGTCGGGCAAGGTGGTGACCGAGCTCGGCGCGGGATCCGGGGTCGCCAGTGCCTGGGCGAGCACCGCCCGCCCGGCCAGGGTGATGGAGACCTGCTTCTTGCGCCGGTTGGTGGGATCCACTTCCCGGACGACGAAACCCAGTTCCTCGAGTTTGTTGACCGCGACCGTGGCGGCGGGCGCGTCCATCGCCGCTGCGTGCGCTACCTCCTTGACCGTCATCGGACCGTTGCGCAGGCGGCGCAGCACCCGAATCTGGCTGAACGGCAACCCCGTTCGCTCGGTCACCGCTCGCCGCCACGGGTCGCGGCTGTACATCACGAGGCGGGTGAGCATGGCCCACACCTCGTCGGCGGTGGGGGTGTCATCCGGCATGGGTCGGCACCTTCTGTTCGAGCAGTGGGGCGACGCGGTCACTCGACCGTTTGGCCCACGGGGTGTTCGCGGCTATGCCGAGTATGGCGACACCGGCGGTCAGCACCGCGATCACCCACCACAGGCCCGCCCCGGTCAGCGCGCCGCACAGGGCGACACCGATGCTGGTGCCCACCTGACGGCTGGTCGAGGCCACCGAGGCGGCGGCACCCGCGCGGTCCAGCGGCATCCCGCTGACCGCGGTGGTGGTGATCGGCGCGTTCACCATGCCGAAGCCGATGCCGAAGATCGCGAACATGATCACCAGCGCCCACACCGGGGTGTCCGGGTCGAGGGTGCTGAGCAGGACGGCCGCCACGGTCATTGCCAGTCCCGCCGCGATCAGTGACGG from Nocardia iowensis includes these protein-coding regions:
- a CDS encoding CheR family methyltransferase produces the protein MTESSEQITTAPGDDIDTVDPALEDLLLFIRDSRGFDFTGYKRSSLTRRIRKRMHEVRVTDYLDYRDLLESNAEEFRHLFNTILINVTSFFRDLDAWHYLQREVLPELIANTKPDSEIRIWSAGCSSGEETYSLAIALAEVLGIEECASRVKLYGTDVDEEALREARSGVYPAKALGQLSGELRDRYFEPFGDKFVFRSDLRRRVIFGRHDITRDAPISRLDLLVCRNTLMYFNAEAQAQILERFRFALREGGFLFLGKAELLLAEGERFGVASMRQRIFRRRAGEVRALRQPHPARLDIDDGLQAHGLVKKRQLGELALETAPFGVIGLDAEGKVAILNNQMRSQFGLTARDVGRPLSDLEISYRPVELRSLIEQAVSERRSIRVSSAERKLGPGDAQYFDVLVQPLWAGDGTNVGVVVNFVDTTMPTRLALEVKLKRAELETAYEELQSTNEELETTNEELQSSIEELETTNEELQSTNEELETTNEELQAGNEELETMNEEMQLRTDELNETRTFLEGVLSSVAAGVVVLDDQLRVRSWNRGAEEMWGLRSEEVQQQVFFGLDFGLPTLRLHESIQRCLETGHREGPVGIPSVNRIGRSITCAVTCSPLDGTPDGVVLLMEEILSTNVGLQGN
- a CDS encoding chemotaxis protein CheB, whose translation is MAGTDDAYAVVAVASSAGGITALFRVLGALPADLPVPVLVVQHLDPRHKTVLAELVSRRTELRVKLATAGELVEAGTVYIAPPNQHLLVEPPGILALSGSELVHFVRPSADLLFESVAGAYGSRAIACVLTGSGSDGATGVSAIKSRGGTVLVQDPDEAEFQGMPRAAVATGDADIVVPLEDIADVIRGLVVASSS
- a CDS encoding CsbD family protein, giving the protein MSATDKAKNKADDLAGQAKEKFGEATDDQDLKNEGKGDQIKSNLKDAGEKVKDAFRN
- a CDS encoding MarR family winged helix-turn-helix transcriptional regulator produces the protein MPDDTPTADEVWAMLTRLVMYSRDPWRRAVTERTGLPFSQIRVLRRLRNGPMTVKEVAHAAAMDAPAATVAVNKLEELGFVVREVDPTNRRKKQVSITLAGRAVLAQALATPDPAPSSVTTLPDDDLRTLRDILSKIEN